The Bacteroidales bacterium genome contains a region encoding:
- a CDS encoding Gfo/Idh/MocA family oxidoreductase, with amino-acid sequence MKRRTFVKSVAATGAGLIILPGGILSGKSPSDKLNIALIGAHGRGSQHYQALASENVVAICDVHAGNMALAAKQYPNAKQYTDWRKCLEQKDIDAVFICTPDHHHAFISIWAMNRGKHVYCEKPVGECVTEAREVRKVYLANKNKLATQHGTQRHANENFNRVSELVRGGAVGELKEVVAWGNRTHDKTGYLPAAGPAPADIDWEQWIGPVQMHPFNPGYFGARPGAGCLLWNMYHDFGSWQNGDMGAHTMDLAWNAIDAGQPTSAWAEGDPFNNEVVASNLHTKFNFPANDWRGPITVEWYQGKLSPASPNPAVDILKIGHGAMFKGTKGTLVADFTNRMLLPNRSGADMTYYKSPNSSQVAPPMGDFVAQWFNACKGDLKTDCDFDYAGRMIETLMLGLAAHQAGKELQYDPVAGRVTNDSAANAFLTKEYRKGWVLNG; translated from the coding sequence ATGAAAAGACGTACTTTTGTTAAATCCGTTGCGGCAACCGGAGCAGGACTGATTATCCTTCCGGGAGGTATTCTCTCAGGAAAAAGTCCAAGTGATAAACTCAATATTGCCCTCATTGGTGCACATGGTCGCGGTAGTCAGCATTATCAGGCGCTGGCCAGCGAGAATGTTGTTGCTATATGCGATGTACATGCAGGAAATATGGCACTGGCTGCGAAACAGTATCCAAATGCAAAACAATACACCGACTGGCGCAAATGCCTTGAACAAAAAGATATAGACGCAGTATTTATCTGTACACCTGATCATCACCATGCTTTTATCAGCATCTGGGCAATGAATCGCGGAAAACATGTTTATTGCGAGAAGCCTGTAGGTGAATGCGTTACAGAAGCACGTGAGGTTCGGAAAGTATATCTTGCAAACAAGAATAAACTTGCCACACAGCATGGTACACAGCGACATGCAAATGAGAATTTTAACCGGGTATCTGAACTTGTTCGCGGCGGTGCTGTTGGAGAACTGAAAGAGGTAGTTGCATGGGGTAACCGTACTCATGATAAGACCGGTTATCTTCCTGCAGCAGGACCTGCACCAGCTGATATTGACTGGGAACAGTGGATCGGTCCGGTTCAGATGCATCCTTTTAATCCGGGCTATTTCGGCGCAAGACCGGGAGCAGGTTGTCTTTTGTGGAATATGTACCATGATTTCGGCAGCTGGCAGAACGGAGACATGGGCGCCCATACGATGGACCTGGCCTGGAATGCAATAGATGCAGGCCAGCCTACAAGCGCCTGGGCAGAGGGAGACCCTTTCAATAATGAGGTTGTAGCCTCTAACCTTCATACAAAATTCAATTTTCCTGCCAACGACTGGCGCGGACCAATTACTGTTGAGTGGTACCAGGGTAAGTTAAGTCCCGCCTCCCCGAATCCAGCCGTTGACATTCTTAAAATTGGTCATGGTGCGATGTTCAAAGGCACAAAGGGAACTCTTGTAGCTGACTTTACAAACCGTATGCTTCTGCCAAATCGGAGCGGAGCAGACATGACTTACTACAAATCACCAAATAGCAGTCAGGTTGCACCTCCTATGGGAGATTTTGTTGCTCAGTGGTTCAATGCATGCAAGGGTGACCTTAAGACAGACTGCGATTTTGATTATGCAGGCCGTATGATTGAGACATTAATGCTCGGTCTTGCAGCTCATCAGGCAGGTAAGGAATTGCAATATGATCCGGTTGCAGGCAGGGTTACAAATGATTCAGCTGCGAATGCCTTCCTGACAAAGGAATATCGCAAGGGTTGGGTACTTAACGGATAA